In Lutra lutra chromosome 13, mLutLut1.2, whole genome shotgun sequence, one genomic interval encodes:
- the LOC125083871 gene encoding S-phase kinase-associated protein 1, with product MPSIKLQSSDGEIFEVDVEIAKQSVTIKTMLEDLGMDDEGDDDPVPLPNVNAAILKKVIQWCTHHKDDPPPPEDDENKEKRTDDIPVWDQEFLKVDQGTLFELILAANYLDIKGLLDVTCKTVANMIKGKTPEEIRKTFNIKNDFTEEEEAQVRKENQWCEEK from the coding sequence ATGCCTTCAATTAAGTTGCAGAGTTCCGATGGAGAGATATTTGAAGTTGATGTTGAAATCGCCAAACAGTCTGTGACTATCAAGACCATGTTGGAAGATTTGGGAATGGACGATGAAGGAGATGATGATCCAGTTCCTCTACCAAATGTTAATGCAGCAATATTAAAAAAGGTCATTCAGTGGTGCACCCACCACAAGGATGACCCCCCTCCTCCTGAGGAtgatgagaacaaagaaaagcgGACAGATGATATCCCTGTTTGGGACCAAGAATTCCTGAAAGTTGACCAAGGAACACTGTTTGAACTTATTCTGGCTGCGAACTACTTAGACATCAAAGGTTTGCTTGATGTAACATGCAAGACTGTTGCCAATATGATCAAGGGGAAAACGCCTGAGGAGATCCGCAAGACCTTCAATATCAAAAATGACTTTACTGAAGAAGAGGAAGCCCAGGTACGCAAAGAGAACCAGTGGTGTGAAGAGAAGTGA